The following are from one region of the Advenella mimigardefordensis DPN7 genome:
- a CDS encoding ABC transporter ATP-binding protein, with protein sequence MLNAQNLHITFNAGTPIETRALRGLSLTIPKGQFVTVIGSNGAGKSTFLNAVSGELMVDSGTIHINDQNVTRKSVWQRALNVARVFQDPMAGTCEDLTIEENMSLAYCRGGERGLRPALRSDLRQLFRERLTILGLGLESRLTDRIGLLSGGQRQAVSLLMAALQPSKILLLDEHTAALDPRTAQFVLDLTEKIVTEQKLTTMMVTHSMKQALEIGDRTVMLHQGQVVLDVAGEQRKNMTVSDLLHMFEKVRGEQITDDALLLD encoded by the coding sequence ATGTTGAACGCACAGAATCTGCACATTACCTTCAATGCGGGCACACCTATTGAAACCCGCGCCCTGAGGGGCTTGTCACTTACCATCCCGAAAGGGCAGTTCGTGACCGTCATCGGTTCAAACGGGGCCGGCAAGTCCACTTTCCTGAATGCGGTGTCAGGTGAATTGATGGTCGACTCCGGCACCATCCATATCAACGACCAGAACGTTACCCGCAAAAGCGTGTGGCAGCGGGCGCTCAATGTGGCGCGCGTGTTTCAGGACCCGATGGCCGGCACCTGCGAAGATCTGACCATCGAAGAAAATATGTCGCTGGCCTATTGTCGTGGCGGCGAACGAGGCCTTCGGCCGGCTTTGCGCAGTGATCTGCGCCAGTTGTTCCGGGAGCGGCTGACGATTCTGGGTCTGGGCCTGGAGTCACGACTAACTGATCGCATCGGCCTGCTCTCAGGTGGTCAGCGACAGGCGGTGAGTTTGTTGATGGCGGCGCTGCAGCCCAGCAAAATACTGCTGCTGGATGAACATACAGCGGCACTTGACCCTCGGACGGCCCAGTTTGTTCTGGATCTGACCGAAAAAATCGTGACTGAACAGAAACTGACCACCATGATGGTGACGCATAGCATGAAACAGGCGCTGGAGATTGGCGATCGGACGGTCATGCTGCATCAGGGGCAGGTCGTACTGGATGTGGCCGGTGAACAGCGCAAAAATATGACTGTAAGTGATCTGCTGCACATGTTCGAGAAGGTCAGGGGAGAGCAGATTACCGACGACGCCCTGTTGCTCGATTGA
- a CDS encoding ABC transporter permease — MSLFSSLGALELGFIYSLVALGVFISFRVLRFPDLTVDGTFATGGAVSALLVSSGYDPFLASVAAMIACGFAGMITGWLNVKLGIMDLLASILMMTALYSINLRIMGGPNIPLITSDTVFSLTQPSSLDDFIWRPALLFIVVVVAKILLDVYFSTRSGLAMRATGSNLRMARAQGISTDRMVLIGMALSNALVGLGGALFAQSQGGSDISMGIGTIVIGLAAVIVGESILPARRFLFITLAVIVGAILYRFFIALALNSDFIGLKAQDLNLITALLVAIALILPKLRRNLRLKGRA; from the coding sequence ATGTCTCTTTTTTCTTCCCTTGGTGCGCTGGAGCTGGGGTTTATCTACAGTCTGGTCGCGCTAGGCGTGTTCATTTCATTTCGTGTCTTGCGATTTCCTGACCTGACGGTGGATGGAACGTTTGCCACGGGAGGCGCAGTGTCCGCATTGCTGGTCAGCAGTGGTTACGATCCCTTTCTGGCAAGTGTGGCGGCGATGATTGCCTGTGGCTTTGCGGGAATGATTACCGGCTGGCTCAACGTCAAACTGGGCATCATGGATCTGCTGGCCAGTATTTTGATGATGACCGCCCTGTATTCGATCAATCTGCGCATCATGGGCGGACCCAATATTCCGCTCATCACCAGCGACACCGTGTTTTCGCTCACACAACCGTCATCGCTGGACGATTTTATCTGGCGGCCTGCGCTGCTGTTTATTGTCGTGGTTGTGGCCAAAATTCTGCTGGATGTCTATTTTTCCACCCGTTCAGGGCTGGCCATGCGTGCAACCGGCTCGAACTTGCGTATGGCACGGGCGCAGGGTATTTCTACCGACCGCATGGTGCTTATTGGTATGGCCCTGTCCAACGCGCTGGTGGGTCTGGGGGGCGCGCTGTTTGCCCAGTCGCAGGGCGGTTCCGATATTTCCATGGGGATTGGCACCATTGTGATCGGCCTGGCAGCCGTTATCGTGGGAGAAAGCATTTTGCCTGCACGGCGCTTTCTATTTATTACGCTGGCTGTCATTGTGGGCGCCATTCTCTATCGCTTCTTTATCGCACTGGCGCTCAACAGCGATTTTATCGGGCTCAAGGCACAGGATCTGAATTTGATTACTGCATTGCTGGTTGCCATTGCGCTGATTCTGCCCAAGCTGCGTCGTAACCTGCGACTCAAAGGACGCGCCTGA